From Sporosarcina sp. Te-1, the proteins below share one genomic window:
- a CDS encoding acetyl/propionyl/methylcrotonyl-CoA carboxylase subunit alpha yields the protein MDKILIANRGEIALRIVKTCKKLGISTVAIYSEADREASFVKEADESFLIGPPPVQQSYLQADELIRLALQSGAQAIHPGYGFLSENAGFARKVREAGLIFIGPDEDTIERMGDKIESRKTMSAAGVPVVPGTDDGVASLDEALDKADEIGYPVMLKASSGGGGIGMVLCQDEQALSQQFQTVKNRAKAYFGDDVVFLEKYIENARHIEVQIFGDNQGNIVHLFERNCSVQRRNQKVIEESPSPSLSADAREKLFSSALEAAKAVHYKNAGTVEFIVGEDDNFYFLEMNTRLQVEHPITEEVTGLDLVEWQIEVAKGNPLPIADQNAIRTAGHAIEYRIYAEDPNTFMPSPGSLQKLDWGNTDQVRIDAGYREGDQVTPFYDPMIAKVIIHAEDREQAIEHSNLFFAQVGLEGLKTNLPLLSEFIESKEFKQGNYHTKVLSEWLKQHKGELAK from the coding sequence ATGGATAAAATCTTGATTGCAAATCGTGGGGAAATTGCACTCAGAATCGTGAAAACATGCAAGAAGTTAGGTATCTCTACAGTTGCCATCTATTCGGAAGCCGACCGCGAGGCATCTTTTGTGAAGGAAGCGGACGAATCATTTCTGATTGGCCCTCCGCCTGTTCAACAATCGTACTTGCAAGCCGATGAGCTGATTCGATTGGCTTTACAGAGCGGGGCACAGGCGATCCATCCGGGCTATGGGTTTTTATCTGAAAATGCCGGCTTCGCCCGTAAAGTACGAGAAGCTGGTCTGATTTTCATAGGTCCCGATGAGGACACAATCGAACGGATGGGGGATAAGATTGAATCACGCAAGACGATGTCAGCTGCCGGGGTGCCAGTCGTGCCGGGAACGGATGACGGCGTAGCTTCTCTCGATGAGGCATTGGATAAGGCTGATGAAATCGGCTATCCAGTTATGCTGAAAGCGAGCAGCGGCGGGGGTGGTATCGGGATGGTGCTGTGTCAAGACGAGCAAGCGCTCAGTCAACAGTTCCAAACCGTAAAAAACCGCGCGAAGGCCTATTTTGGCGATGATGTTGTGTTCCTCGAAAAATATATTGAAAATGCGCGGCATATTGAAGTCCAAATATTCGGTGACAACCAAGGCAACATTGTCCATCTGTTTGAACGAAATTGTTCTGTCCAGAGGCGAAATCAAAAAGTCATTGAGGAATCTCCATCTCCTTCCTTATCTGCAGATGCCAGGGAGAAACTGTTCTCGTCAGCTTTAGAAGCGGCAAAAGCTGTTCACTACAAGAACGCAGGAACGGTTGAATTCATTGTAGGGGAAGATGATAACTTTTACTTTCTTGAAATGAACACCCGCCTGCAAGTGGAACATCCGATTACGGAGGAAGTAACAGGGCTGGATCTTGTCGAGTGGCAAATTGAAGTGGCGAAAGGGAACCCGCTGCCTATAGCAGATCAAAACGCTATCCGGACTGCTGGCCATGCGATCGAATACCGTATATACGCGGAAGATCCAAACACATTTATGCCGTCTCCCGGTTCCTTGCAAAAACTAGATTGGGGGAATACCGATCAAGTTAGGATCGATGCCGGTTATCGGGAGGGGGATCAAGTGACGCCTTTCTATGACCCGATGATCGCTAAAGTGATTATCCATGCGGAAGATCGAGAACAAGCGATCGAGCATTCCAATCTGTTTTTTGCCCAAGTAGGGTTGGAGGGGCTAAAAACGAATTTACCCTTACTTTCGGAATTCATCGAGTCGAAGGAATTCAAACAAGGGAATTATCATACAAAGGTATTGTCTGAATGGCTGAAACAACACAAAGGGGAGTTGGCGAAATGA
- a CDS encoding ketopantoate reductase family protein, protein MEVVIAGAGSIGLLFGSFLAEKGHQVSFLVRRDEQAARLGEEGVKRYRKGIEVFRRQVRIIRGVNEISVDALIIIATKTTELDQLLQTLRLHQNPILFIQNGLSHYEMAMELNGAFRSLAFATIEHGAERKDDSTVVHHGVGVTKIAVARGDEADFKWLAMLHSEEFPIEFCDDAERLLLRKVIINCMINPLTAILLQKNGELVRNEQSKKLFEQLYDEIMAVFPEMKMELPFDRVAEVCQRTAANTSSMLTDRMRGNRMEIDTIVSALIRKAETRGGALPMLAVFEKLLVAMDEAGGFKGIWAD, encoded by the coding sequence ATGGAGGTTGTAATTGCAGGAGCAGGATCGATAGGGCTGTTGTTCGGATCTTTTTTGGCTGAGAAGGGCCATCAAGTTTCTTTTCTCGTCAGGCGGGATGAGCAGGCTGCACGGTTAGGGGAAGAGGGAGTAAAGCGATATAGAAAGGGCATTGAGGTCTTCAGGCGGCAAGTGCGGATCATTCGCGGCGTAAACGAAATCTCTGTTGATGCACTGATTATCATTGCGACGAAAACAACAGAGCTTGACCAGTTACTCCAGACGTTGCGCCTGCATCAAAATCCTATTTTATTTATTCAAAATGGCCTTAGTCATTATGAAATGGCAATGGAGCTAAACGGAGCATTTAGAAGCCTGGCTTTTGCGACGATTGAACATGGGGCAGAAAGAAAAGATGATAGCACGGTTGTCCACCATGGAGTCGGTGTGACTAAAATTGCCGTAGCAAGAGGAGATGAGGCTGATTTCAAATGGCTTGCCATGCTCCATTCGGAAGAATTCCCAATTGAATTTTGCGATGACGCGGAACGACTGCTTCTTCGCAAAGTCATCATCAATTGCATGATCAATCCTTTAACCGCCATCTTGCTGCAGAAAAATGGTGAACTCGTTCGGAATGAGCAGAGTAAAAAACTGTTTGAACAGTTATACGATGAGATTATGGCTGTTTTTCCTGAAATGAAAATGGAACTGCCATTTGACCGGGTAGCAGAGGTTTGCCAGAGGACGGCGGCTAATACTTCTTCCATGTTAACGGACCGCATGCGAGGCAATCGGATGGAAATCGATACGATTGTCAGTGCGCTTATTAGAAAAGCAGAGACGCGAGGCGGAGCATTGCCAATGTTGGCCGTTTTTGAGAAACTATTAGTAGCAATGGACGAAGCGGGAGGTTTCAAGGGCATATGGGCGGATTGA
- the bshC gene encoding bacillithiol biosynthesis cysteine-adding enzyme BshC, which yields MELETQSLPITNKVIEAYYHDQQFIHTFFDYEFSETAFRERAQELSERSFKRNELSKVIRSFMEPFGISDQAEHHLRELESDALAVVGGQQAGILTGPLYSVHKAITVILLANKQREELGIPVVPVFWIAGEDHDLNEINHVYTQSEGQAVKQQYDEKFIFKWMASDAEYDKNLMKQYIQDIFAKYGETVHTKRLLKDVLSAVESESTFTTFFVRLMNGMFMEEGLLFIDSAFKELRKLEAEYFIRLIEESEQLADLIVQQETRFAKSGFGQPISADQDAANLFYIHETGRILLSRESGNFTNRQTGVRFSKQELVNIAKEKPEMLSNNVATRPIMQDLVFPVLSFVGGPGELSYWALLKEAFHHIGIKMPIFMPRISMTLISPQASKAMTRTSLQFDDVLAGRLRQAYDEYVSSLRNERLDNVLDETEVLIEKQYDEMMLALDAEDRGMKQILLKNLSFHKKQLDYVRKKAEESIYLKDDQALRQYRVLEGELYPDGSLQERVYTPYLFMNSYGPSLVKDLLRLPLSLNGQHHVVYL from the coding sequence ATGGAACTCGAAACACAGTCACTACCGATTACAAATAAAGTAATCGAGGCATATTATCATGATCAGCAGTTCATACATACATTTTTTGATTACGAATTCAGTGAAACGGCCTTCCGGGAACGAGCCCAGGAATTAAGTGAAAGATCGTTCAAAAGGAACGAGCTTTCCAAGGTGATTCGTTCCTTTATGGAGCCGTTTGGCATCTCGGACCAAGCAGAACACCATTTGCGTGAGCTGGAATCAGATGCGCTCGCTGTTGTGGGCGGACAACAAGCCGGGATCTTAACAGGGCCGCTCTATTCCGTTCATAAGGCGATTACTGTCATTCTGCTTGCCAACAAGCAAAGAGAGGAACTTGGCATTCCAGTCGTTCCGGTATTTTGGATAGCTGGGGAAGATCACGACTTGAATGAAATCAACCATGTTTACACGCAAAGCGAAGGGCAAGCCGTAAAACAACAATACGATGAAAAGTTTATTTTCAAGTGGATGGCCTCCGATGCCGAATACGATAAGAATTTAATGAAACAATATATTCAAGACATCTTTGCCAAGTACGGAGAGACCGTACATACAAAACGTTTATTGAAGGATGTCCTTTCGGCAGTTGAGTCGGAATCCACGTTTACCACCTTCTTCGTTCGACTTATGAATGGAATGTTCATGGAGGAAGGACTCTTATTTATTGACTCTGCTTTCAAGGAATTGCGGAAATTGGAAGCCGAATATTTTATCCGGTTAATCGAGGAGTCAGAACAACTTGCAGATTTAATTGTCCAGCAGGAAACCAGATTTGCAAAATCAGGTTTTGGCCAACCGATTTCCGCCGACCAGGACGCTGCCAATCTTTTTTACATTCATGAAACTGGACGAATTCTTCTTTCTAGAGAGTCAGGAAATTTCACCAACCGGCAAACCGGTGTCCGTTTTTCCAAGCAGGAATTGGTAAACATAGCGAAAGAAAAGCCAGAAATGCTTAGCAATAATGTGGCAACAAGACCCATCATGCAAGATCTTGTCTTTCCTGTCCTGTCCTTTGTGGGGGGGCCGGGGGAACTGTCTTACTGGGCCTTGCTAAAAGAAGCCTTTCATCATATAGGAATCAAGATGCCTATTTTTATGCCCAGAATTTCAATGACACTTATTTCTCCACAAGCCTCCAAGGCAATGACACGGACTTCGCTCCAGTTTGACGATGTGTTGGCTGGCCGTCTCCGGCAAGCCTATGATGAATATGTATCCTCCTTGCGAAATGAAAGGCTGGATAACGTTTTAGATGAAACAGAAGTTTTGATTGAAAAGCAGTATGATGAAATGATGCTTGCCCTGGATGCAGAAGATCGCGGAATGAAACAGATCTTGCTGAAAAACCTATCGTTCCATAAAAAACAGTTGGATTACGTCAGGAAAAAAGCGGAAGAATCGATATATTTGAAGGACGACCAGGCATTGCGGCAATACCGCGTCTTAGAAGGGGAGTTATATCCGGATGGCTCGCTGCAAGAGCGCGTTTATACTCCATATCTCTTTATGAACAGTTATGGACCTTCGCTTGTCAAAGACTTGCTACGTTTGCCGTTATCGCTGAATGGGCAACACCATGTCGTTTATCTTTGA
- the rpmF gene encoding 50S ribosomal protein L32: MAVPKRRTSKTKKRLRRTHFKLQVPGMTTCENCGEMKLAHRVCKSCGHYKGKEVVGE, translated from the coding sequence ATGGCAGTACCAAAGAGAAGAACATCTAAAACAAAGAAGAGACTTCGTCGTACACACTTCAAATTACAAGTACCTGGCATGACAACTTGTGAAAATTGTGGCGAAATGAAATTGGCACACCGCGTATGCAAATCTTGCGGTCATTACAAAGGTAAAGAAGTTGTTGGTGAATAA
- a CDS encoding acetyl-CoA carboxylase biotin carboxyl carrier protein subunit, producing the protein MTEVKAAMAGTVFTVNVSVGDQVETGQVIVVLESMKMEIPVETESAGKVTSINVQAGDFVNEEDVLATVEE; encoded by the coding sequence ATGACAGAAGTGAAGGCGGCTATGGCGGGGACTGTTTTTACAGTGAATGTGTCAGTAGGGGATCAAGTGGAAACAGGTCAGGTGATTGTTGTGTTGGAGTCTATGAAAATGGAGATTCCTGTGGAAACGGAGTCCGCTGGCAAAGTGACTTCCATTAACGTGCAAGCTGGGGATTTTGTCAATGAAGAGGATGTTTTGGCAACAGTGGAAGAATGA
- a CDS encoding DUF3397 domain-containing protein — MGGLISTVIGILILFPFIVTLLYLLIVRQTGKASRRSFGQAADVTTPFLFLAVYIVSDSIFGAHAGIYVVVIAILIAIGYSVIERLKVKEFEIMHLLKKIWRLFFLLLVTAYALLLIIGLIRNIVSHMK, encoded by the coding sequence ATGGGCGGATTGATTTCAACTGTCATTGGTATTTTAATATTATTTCCATTTATCGTAACGTTGCTTTATTTATTGATTGTCCGCCAAACGGGAAAAGCTTCCCGGAGATCGTTCGGGCAAGCCGCAGATGTAACAACGCCATTCCTTTTCTTGGCGGTTTATATTGTTTCCGATTCTATCTTCGGAGCTCATGCAGGCATTTATGTGGTTGTCATTGCTATTCTTATCGCCATCGGCTATTCAGTTATTGAAAGATTGAAGGTGAAAGAGTTTGAGATCATGCACTTGCTAAAAAAGATTTGGCGGCTCTTTTTCCTGTTGCTTGTCACAGCCTATGCATTGCTTCTTATCATCGGTTTGATACGTAATATCGTTAGTCATATGAAATAA
- a CDS encoding acyl-CoA carboxylase subunit beta yields the protein MTKTTEGPVYNEKLEEKLHTIFQGGQPKYHEKLKEQNKLFVRDRLELLFDDGKYMEDGRFANCEASDLPADGVVTAMGKVNGQTVCVMANDSTVKAGSWGSRTVEKIIRIQEIAEKNRVPMLYLVDSAGARITDQLDMFPNRRGAGRIFHNQVRLSGFIPQICILFGPSAAGGAYIPAFCDIVIMVDKNASMYLGSPRMAEKVIGEKVTLEEMGGARMHCSVSGCGDVLAADEREAISEARRYLAYFPSNYTMEPPLKEKVKAKAGRTLEEIIPENQNAPFDMYEAIDAIIDEGSFFDIKKRFAPEIITGLARIEGQPVGIIANQPKVKGGVLFVDSADKAAKFINLCDAFSIPLVFLADVPGFMIGTKVERDGIIRHGAKLIMAMSSATVPKISVIVRKAYGAGLYAMAGPAFEPDVCIALPTAQIAVMGPEAAVNAVYSNKIEAIEDPKERMAFVQEKHREYKAEIDIYKMASEMIIDEIIAPSDLRMVLAERFRCYSTKNIPLPPKKHPVYPV from the coding sequence ATGACGAAGACAACAGAGGGGCCGGTATATAATGAGAAATTGGAAGAGAAGCTGCATACGATCTTCCAAGGCGGACAGCCGAAATACCATGAAAAACTGAAAGAGCAAAACAAATTGTTCGTAAGAGATCGGCTGGAGCTTTTATTTGACGACGGTAAGTATATGGAAGATGGCCGTTTCGCCAATTGTGAAGCGTCCGATTTACCAGCTGACGGGGTCGTGACAGCAATGGGGAAAGTGAACGGGCAAACTGTCTGTGTCATGGCAAATGATTCTACTGTGAAGGCCGGATCGTGGGGATCCAGAACAGTTGAAAAAATCATTCGCATTCAAGAGATTGCAGAAAAGAACCGTGTACCGATGCTATATCTTGTAGACTCCGCGGGAGCCAGAATTACCGATCAGCTGGATATGTTCCCAAATCGGCGTGGTGCGGGCCGTATTTTTCACAATCAAGTCAGATTATCTGGATTCATCCCGCAAATTTGCATATTGTTCGGTCCATCTGCAGCTGGCGGGGCATATATCCCGGCGTTTTGCGATATCGTCATCATGGTGGACAAAAACGCTTCCATGTATTTAGGATCTCCGCGGATGGCAGAAAAGGTGATCGGCGAAAAAGTGACACTTGAAGAGATGGGCGGCGCACGGATGCATTGCAGTGTAAGCGGATGCGGCGATGTACTAGCAGCAGACGAACGTGAAGCCATTTCCGAAGCCCGGCGCTACCTAGCGTACTTTCCATCTAACTATACGATGGAACCGCCTTTGAAGGAAAAAGTGAAAGCAAAGGCCGGACGGACGCTTGAAGAGATCATCCCTGAAAATCAGAACGCGCCGTTTGATATGTACGAGGCAATCGACGCTATTATTGACGAAGGCAGTTTTTTTGATATTAAAAAGCGTTTCGCTCCGGAAATTATTACTGGGCTTGCGAGGATCGAAGGACAACCCGTTGGAATCATAGCCAACCAGCCGAAAGTGAAAGGTGGCGTCCTATTTGTCGATTCTGCCGATAAGGCGGCAAAATTTATTAACCTTTGCGATGCATTTTCCATTCCGCTCGTCTTTTTGGCAGATGTTCCAGGATTCATGATTGGTACGAAAGTGGAGAGGGACGGAATCATCCGGCACGGCGCCAAGCTGATTATGGCGATGAGTTCAGCGACTGTACCCAAGATTTCGGTCATCGTCAGAAAAGCGTACGGTGCAGGGCTTTACGCGATGGCTGGTCCCGCATTCGAGCCGGATGTCTGCATCGCTTTGCCAACCGCCCAAATAGCGGTAATGGGACCGGAAGCGGCTGTAAATGCAGTATATTCCAATAAAATTGAAGCCATCGAAGATCCTAAAGAGAGAATGGCATTTGTTCAAGAGAAACACCGGGAGTATAAAGCCGAAATTGATATTTACAAAATGGCTTCCGAAATGATCATCGATGAAATCATTGCTCCATCCGACTTACGGATGGTTCTGGCGGAACGGTTCCGTTGCTATTCGACAAAGAATATTCCGTTGCCACCTAAAAAACATCCCGTTTATCCTGTATAA
- a CDS encoding DUF177 domain-containing protein, which yields MKWSIHQLQKYRQGSMPLDEAVNLESVKERNPEIRDITPVHVTGSCTIGSKKLTCRFRLEGTMILPCSRTWEDVEFPFTVESDEQFSWDEAVLATDDTIHPVVGEVIDPTPIFEELILLEVPLQVFSDKADDMKTAEGKGWSYTTDEQYNEQLQKEKESKVDPRLAGLAKFFDSDKD from the coding sequence ATGAAATGGTCCATTCATCAATTACAGAAATACAGGCAAGGTTCCATGCCGCTTGACGAAGCGGTGAATCTTGAATCCGTCAAAGAGCGGAACCCTGAAATCAGGGATATTACGCCTGTTCACGTAACTGGTAGCTGTACCATTGGTTCAAAAAAATTGACTTGCAGATTTCGCTTGGAAGGAACGATGATCCTTCCGTGTTCTCGAACATGGGAAGATGTCGAATTTCCATTCACTGTGGAGTCGGACGAGCAATTCAGTTGGGATGAAGCTGTCCTTGCAACGGATGATACCATTCATCCAGTTGTAGGGGAAGTGATAGACCCGACTCCGATTTTCGAGGAACTTATACTTCTCGAAGTACCGCTTCAAGTATTCAGCGACAAAGCTGATGACATGAAGACGGCGGAGGGGAAGGGCTGGTCCTATACAACTGATGAACAATACAATGAACAGCTTCAGAAAGAAAAAGAATCAAAAGTGGATCCAAGGCTTGCTGGATTGGCGAAATTTTTTGATTCCGACAAAGACTAG
- a CDS encoding enoyl-CoA hydratase/isomerase family protein — MDYHIEIKNQIATFTMNRPDMRNAINSNVMEGLEDFVSEVENNQEISFAVITGSGEKAFCSGGDLSEFHGFRTAEDAYPMLSRMAGILYRLSTLPVPVIALVNGAAVGGGCEIASACDYRLVSEKAKAGFIQGTLAITSGWGGTTQLIEKMGQHDVVLRFVSEATVLDASSLEAIGWATEQYEGNGDQALEQFLGKMSSIHRSVHRAYKSLMIRSWEGKSVRERMLEEAKQCARLWESEAHHEAVARFLGRR; from the coding sequence GTGGATTATCATATCGAAATCAAGAATCAGATCGCAACGTTTACAATGAATCGACCGGACATGCGAAATGCAATCAATTCCAATGTAATGGAAGGGCTGGAAGACTTCGTGTCGGAAGTGGAAAACAATCAAGAGATCTCATTTGCAGTCATTACAGGAAGTGGAGAAAAAGCATTTTGTTCTGGCGGGGACCTATCGGAATTCCACGGGTTCCGTACCGCGGAAGATGCGTATCCAATGTTGAGCAGGATGGCGGGAATTCTCTACCGGTTATCGACGTTGCCTGTTCCGGTTATTGCGCTTGTTAATGGCGCAGCTGTAGGAGGTGGATGTGAAATTGCATCGGCATGCGATTACCGTCTCGTTTCGGAAAAAGCCAAAGCAGGATTTATTCAAGGGACGCTTGCCATTACTAGCGGCTGGGGAGGAACCACTCAACTGATTGAAAAGATGGGGCAGCATGATGTTGTCCTCCGATTTGTAAGCGAAGCTACAGTTCTGGACGCCTCCAGTTTAGAAGCGATTGGCTGGGCTACGGAACAATACGAAGGGAATGGAGATCAGGCGTTGGAACAGTTTCTTGGCAAGATGTCTTCCATCCATCGTTCAGTCCACCGTGCATACAAGTCACTCATGATTCGATCTTGGGAAGGGAAGTCCGTCAGAGAACGGATGCTGGAAGAGGCGAAACAATGTGCTCGCCTTTGGGAAAGTGAGGCGCATCATGAGGCGGTGGCACGATTCCTCGGCAGGCGTTGA